DNA sequence from the Xyrauchen texanus isolate HMW12.3.18 chromosome 35, RBS_HiC_50CHRs, whole genome shotgun sequence genome:
TCTGAATATAAGTCAGATTCCTGCAAATGTTGCAACAGATCTGAACAAcctcaagatatatatatatatatatatatatatatatatatatatatatatatatatatatatatatatatatataaaaaacagaaaataattgaaTATATGGATACTTTGATTTTAAAGTGTGATTCTTTTAAATGTGTTATAATtgtttgtggagtggtggtggcatagtgggctaaagcacataactgttaatcagaaggtcgctggttcgatccccacagccacctccattgtgttcttgagcaaggcacttaactccaggttgctccggggggattgtccctgtaatatgtgcactgtaagtcgctttggataaaagcatctgccaaatgcataaatgtaaatgtaaatgttaagtgtCTTTACAGAATAGAACAAAAAACTTTAATAGAGCAGAATACAATATTCTGATATTTTGATTAAAAGTTAGATTCCTGACAATGTGTTAACAGCTGAACAGAACAACCTCAGTTACCTGTATTTaaagaatataatatataatagattagaatagaatagaacggAATAGAATGATACTCTGATTTTCAAAATgtgatacatttaaatgtgttttaacagctgAATGAAATGGAACAACCAGATATGTCTTTATAGAATAGAATATTCTGTTatcttgattatttatattatttcaaatgtttcAGCAAATTAACTTACTTGCATTTTTCCAGAatcgaatagaacagaacagacaCTACCAGGTTCAGTGGAATTTACTTAAATTACTTCTAAAAAATTGTTgttaaatgaataatttactcAATTAAAATTGCTGATTGAcaaaacttgatttaaaaactctgACAGCAGAACATCAGTTTGCCTTTTTGTGAGGTTGACAGAGTCTGAAAATCTCAAATTATAAGTGAGATtcctgtaaatgtattttaacatgacGTAACAATTCAAATGACTTATCTTAATAGTAAAGTGTTTTTTCTCTACTTGTagtttttcaaatatgttttcccCTGTTGTCTCTTCCCCTAGTGTGGTTTTTCTTCTGTTGCTTAatggcagtctctctctctctctctctctctctctctctctctctctctcttacacacacacacacacacacacacacaattactccGTGACGCACATGTTCTCTGTTTTCTTGTCTGTGGCAGCTGAGCAGGGTGACTCATTATTGGCGTCTTTAATTAAACATCTGCCCATGCCTCTCCTCCACCCTGCTATGTGAGATTTGACCtttttatatttacacatttgtCCTAACACATACAGAGGTAAAAACTgaaattacaattctgttatcATCACTCACCATCGTGTTGTGCTGatcacatatgactttcttttcttttttctttcttttttttcgtAGAACACAAATGTTTGACAGAATTAACCATAACCATAACCACCATTCATTTTAACTGTATGAACAGACAACCACTAGCAGGCACcactaataattatttttgtgttgctAGTTTGCTGTTTCTGCTTTTAATTGAAACGTTGAAGATTATAAGGTTGGACAAAGAAAAGCCAAAATAAAGTGTTGGTTAACCTGTTCTAAAACTAGAGATTAGCGTTACTTTTTTGGTTCTGAATAGGTCCTGCTAATAATTACATGTAGTACTGCTTGGCCGATGGCACTGCAACACTTCCTTTGAGACCCAGTGCAGTTCAATGGAATATTAAGTGAATTAGATGAGGGGGGTTTGTTTTTCTTACAGTATTGGTCTTTACTAGGCCAACCGTTTGTCTTTCTCTGTCTGCTTCCGACCCCCTGCTACTACCCCCTTTCATCTTTTTCAGCTGCTCTCTTATTCTCCTACTCTGCCTCACAGGCCAGGACATCGGTGTCAAGTGTTTGACAGGTGTTGCTCTTTACCTGAGGTGATGTCTGGCCGACTGTTGAATCAGAGGTGTGTCAGCATAAATACAGGAACAGTCTGTCACATAACAGCATGAAATGCATCCACAGGAATGCGAAGAAGTGTCATAACCTGTTTGTTCGTGCATaaatactgtgttaaaatcaatatttgtgtGTTTATGGTCATGGGTAAAGCTCATTCCttaaatcaaatgaaataaattaagaaatttaattttgcaaaaagataaaaaaaagtattgtcaTGACATTTAAGTACGTTTCCCCCAAAATCATGCATTACTGAAACACATCTGGATGTTTTCCTTTTGCGTTTTTGGAACTCTTATTATGCTCGATGGTGattcttaatacattttcatttctgtGAAAGTTTAAGTTTTTAGCAAAACGTATTTCTgtaatgcattttttgttttgtaattagtATGTAGTactaatacagtaaaaataaattctgtaatacaaatatttttgtggtattgAATATAGATTAAAAGCAGCAATACTGCcaaatataaataatgtacaatgtatttatttcataTCACAGTTATGAGAATACAATTTTGTGTACCACGTTGATGAGGGAATGTCctgaactgtcatgaaaataatgcctcAATGCATAAACTCTTAAAAATagacttaattttctttaaaggaatagttcacccaaaaatgaaaattctcataatttacttaccttcattccatcccagatgtgtatgactttctttcttctgtggaaaacaaattaagatcttttatagaatatttaagctctgtagctgcaatgcaactgaatggtggccagaactttgaagctacaaaaaagcacaaacagggagcataaaagttatccataagcaGTTAAAtgcatgtctttagaagcaatatgatgagagatgagaaacagatcaatatttaagtccttttttaatataaatctccacctatTACCAGCCCGACCAGTAGGTGGAAGCAGAAGTGGACTTAAATATCAATctacttctcacccacacctatccaatcaaaacactgaagtcttagggattacttttatactgcctttatgccCATTTTGGACCTTCTGTCTTCTGGTCACCagccacttgcattgtgtggaccaacagagcggagatatccttttaaaaatctttgtttgtgttctgctgaaaaaagaaagtcatacacatcagggatggatcattttaaataaaatataatttatttgattgtGGAATTAAATATGAGCCAGACATCTTGTCAGATTTCATGAAATTCAACTGCATTAGGTAATAATGATAATGACCATAAACAAGAGCAAAACACATCAGTCCATAAGAGGACATTCAATGCTTAGTCCTTTCTTGAAGGACTGTCACAGACTTTTTAACATCACTTCCACATTTGCTTTGCAAAACCAGttcacagcaaaaacaaaaataaccctGCAGTGACTGACATTTCTGGATGTGCTGTGATGCTGACATCTCCAAAAATATGTCTTCTCACCTTTACCAACTGCTTTCCACAGCTTTCCATCGAGAACAGTAACCAAGAAGCTATGTGCCTCCCAGTCATCATTTACTACTTTAACTATACACACTCTTAGAAGGCAAGCATGTTTTAACTCATCTTCTTTGTTTTGCAGGTCCCATCACATGTATTCACCTTCGATGTCCTGACTTCTTACTCAAAATCAGTGGTGAATAATATTTCAACTGTTTAACCAGTGTTTTTGTTCTGGTGGAGACACAGTTGTTGGTGGTGTGATATCTGGGGCTACATGACTGTTCAAGATGGAAGGACAGAGGTGGTGCTAGTTGACTTTGAGAGAATGGAGAACGTTGACAACAGCATGGACAACTTCAATGATCCAGATTATCCCAATGAGATGACTGTTTTGATGGTAGACATACCAGACTGTGGGCCTGGCAACACTTATACTACAGAAGTGTTGTCATATAAAGAGAAGATCCCACAGAATCTAGAGGTACAGCAATCACCCGTCTTGCCTCCACAAGCCAGGAGAGGTCGTGCTAGTTGTGCTAGTATCCTTTCCAACTGGAAACTACTTGTGAACATTGAAGGGACACAAAGCGACACTATCTTCAGTAAACTCGCTAAAGAATGCTACGAGGACTTGTTTGTTGATAAGCGAGGTCTCGATGATGGGGAACAGAAGGTCATCATTAACATTGCTGGTCTTAAGTTTGAAACACACTTGAAGACCCTCAACCAGTTCCCTGATACTTTACTGGGAGACCCGATGAAAAGAATGGACTATTTTGACCCAATGAGAAATGAGTATTTCTTTGATCGCAATCGTCCAAGCTTTGATGGGATCTTGTACTACTATCAGTCAGGAGGCAAGATCCGTCGACCTGCAAATGTACCTATAGATATCTTCACAGATGAGATCATCTTCTACGAGCTAGGACAGGAAGCCATGGAACAGTTCCGCGAGGAGGAAGGCTTCATCAAAGATGTTGAGATCCCTTTGCCTTCCAGTGAGTTCTACAGACAGTTCTGGCTGCTTTTTGAATACCCAGAGAGCTCCAATGCAGCCCGAGGAGTTGCTCTTGTTTCCATCTTTGTTATTGTTATCTCCATCATCATATTCTGCATGGAGACTCTCCCTGAATTCCATGAGGACCTCGAGATTTTCCCAACCATGGGTCTTTTCTTGAACCAGACCCAGGGTAAGAGCTTTCCCGTAGGTTCTTCACCAAGCACCACTCCCAAAACTATTTCCAGCACCTTCTCCGACCCCTTCTTCATCATTGAGACCACTTGCATCATCTGGTTCTTTTTTGAGCTGAGTGTGCGTTTCCTGGTCTGCCCCAGCAAACAGGAATTCTTCAACAACATCATGAACATGATTGACATTGTGTCCATTATTCCCTATTTTGTCACATTGATAACTGAAATAGTGACCTCCACCAATAAGTCCAATACAGGGCAGAATATGTCCCTGGCTATCCTAAGAATCATCCGACTGGTGCGAGTCTTTAGGATCTTCAAGCTATCAAGGCACTCCAAAGGGTTGCAGATCCTGGGCCAAACGCTAAATGCCAGCATGAGGGAACTTGGGCTGCTCATCTTCTTTCTCTTTATTGGGGTCATTCTGTTCAGCAGCGCCATCTATTTCGCTGAGGTGGATGATACCAACACTCAGTTTGTTAGTATTCCTGATGGATTCTGGTGGGCTGTTGTTACCATGACTACAGTGGGTTACGGAGACATGTGTCCCATAACATTAGGTGGTAAGATTGTTGGCATTCTATGTGCCATTGCTGGAGTGTTGACAATTGCCCTGCCAGTGCCTGTAATAGTCTCAAATTTCAACTACTTCTACCACAGAGAGACTGAGCAGGAGGAAAAGCAGCCTATAGCTGAAGTTACAGATCAAACTGTAAAGTCAGGGAACGCTACAAAACATAGAAGTATTTCCTCTCTGAACAAAGCAAATGGGAACTGGCAGACAGACAaatcaaagtgttaaaacatgaacATATATATCGAAACTAACagtgtgaatctcatgaaaacgtGTTGTGATCATATTTCattcctaaaaataaatattttctaaagaaaatgaagcctgtttcTAAGACCATTTTCCCCACATATtatcattaccgtaatgcatgtGGATGCTtaaagagttttatttttttcattcacatAGGTATTTCTCATTAGAATCTAATAAGTGTAGCACTGTatgtgtttacacacacacacacacacacaattacagtatatatacttaatacatattattttttgAGAAAACTTCAAAACTCAAAATCATAAAAAAGATTTATAGTAATGAAAataagtttttattttctttttcattatggtaatgagaaagGTGGGGTGTGCTTAATTGTTACTTTTACTCTTGAAATGTATATGCTGATACTATTAATGGGCTAAAAAtaggttttattttctttaaacaaaattgtatttatttattttttctgtgattttggatttactgtaaatataaccCGTGTAAGTTCTTGGCACATTTATAAGATTCACTATTTCATTTTTAGTGCTTTTATTATTagctagatttttttaattattggcaacatatattttttataaaaaggtATCCCACTCTTAATTATATGAATGAGATAACCATTTCACTGAAAGCGTAAGTAAcatctattttgttttttgtagattttcaactttgttgcataatcccattattaaataataataaaaacccaaACCATTTTATAATCTCATAAACCTACCACATCCGGAGTCTACTATCTGtaaataaaaattacagaaaGACATAATCACCCTGAAATTAAATGTCTAATTTTGATAACTGCACTATAGTTCCTCTCATCATGTGGCTTGATATTTTCAACAGTAAATATTGGGTAACCAGATGCCTTTAATGTTTATTTCCAACAGCAATGTCACAGTGAATTGTATTATGGATGTGTTTGCATATGCAATTTCAAATTAAGAagtttatttcttaattttaataattttgcaatTGAAATGACAACCattattgtttatatttgtaaCCCGCCTAAAAAGGGGTTAACcagtaaattgtatttaattattatcattatttacccatacaggtgaaactcgaaaaattagaatatcgtgcaaaagttcattaatttcagtaattcaacttaaaaggtgaaactaataaattatatagactcattacaagcaaagtaagatatttcaagcctttatttgatataagtttgatgattatggcttacagcttatgaaaaccccaaattcagaatctcagaaaattagaatattacatgaaatcaataaaaaaaaaggattttaaatacagaaatggcggccctctgaaaagtataatcatgcatatgtactcagtacttggtttgggccccttttgcattaattactgcctcaatgcggcgtggcatggatgctatcagcctgtggcactgctgaggtgttatggaagaccaagatgcttcaatagcggccttcagctcttctgcattgtttggtctcatgtctctcatctttctcttggcaatgccccatagattctctatggggttcaggtcaggcgagtttgctggccaatcaagcacagtaataccatggtcattgaaccaggttttggtacttttggcagtgtgggcaggtgccaagtcctgctggaaaatgaagtcagcatctccataaagcttgtctgctgaaggaagcatgaagtgctctaaattgtcccggtagatggctgcgttgactctggacttaataaagcacagtggaccaacaccagctgatgacatggctccccaaaccaacacagactgtggaaacttcacactggacttcaagcatcttggattgtgtgcctctccattcttcctccagactctgggaccttggtttccaaatgagatgcaaaatttgctctcatcagaaaagaggactttggaccactgagcaacagaccagttctttttttctttagcccaggtaagacgtttgacatttgaagcccatgtccaggacccgtctgtgtgtggtggctcttgatgcagtaactccagcctcagtccactccttgtgaagctccccacacatttgaatggccttttcctgacaatcctctccaggctacggtcatccctgctgcttgtgcacctttttcttccacacttttcccttccacttaactttctattaatgtgctttgatacagcactttgagaacatccaacttcttttgcaattaccttttgaggctttccctccttgtggagggtgtcaatgatggttttctgcacaactgtcaggtcaacagtcttccccatgattgtgaattcaactgaaccagactgagagaccatttaaagg
Encoded proteins:
- the kcna10a gene encoding potassium voltage-gated channel subfamily A member 10, which translates into the protein MTVQDGRTEVVLVDFERMENVDNSMDNFNDPDYPNEMTVLMVDIPDCGPGNTYTTEVLSYKEKIPQNLEVQQSPVLPPQARRGRASCASILSNWKLLVNIEGTQSDTIFSKLAKECYEDLFVDKRGLDDGEQKVIINIAGLKFETHLKTLNQFPDTLLGDPMKRMDYFDPMRNEYFFDRNRPSFDGILYYYQSGGKIRRPANVPIDIFTDEIIFYELGQEAMEQFREEEGFIKDVEIPLPSSEFYRQFWLLFEYPESSNAARGVALVSIFVIVISIIIFCMETLPEFHEDLEIFPTMGLFLNQTQGKSFPVGSSPSTTPKTISSTFSDPFFIIETTCIIWFFFELSVRFLVCPSKQEFFNNIMNMIDIVSIIPYFVTLITEIVTSTNKSNTGQNMSLAILRIIRLVRVFRIFKLSRHSKGLQILGQTLNASMRELGLLIFFLFIGVILFSSAIYFAEVDDTNTQFVSIPDGFWWAVVTMTTVGYGDMCPITLGGKIVGILCAIAGVLTIALPVPVIVSNFNYFYHRETEQEEKQPIAEVTDQTVKSGNATKHRSISSLNKANGNWQTDKSKC